The genomic segment TGTCTTCCTGTCCCGGGTTAGGCGTTAACGGACAATTATCCAGGGCATCGCCGATACCGTCGTTGTCGTAGTCAGGGCCCGCGACCCCGTCGCACGCGTCACCGACGCCATCGCTGTCACTGTCACCCTGACCGGCATTGGCCACGGTCGGACAGTTATCGAGACCATCGAGCACGGTATCCTCGTCGCGATCGATGCCCATGCGCGTGCCAGAACCCGGAGGAACGCAGGTATATGTAATCGGACCTTCGGTATTCGCCAGCGTGCGCAGACCAGTATTGCTGATGGTCGTGTTGACGTCTGAGCGGAACAATCCACCCACCTGCTCGCGCACCCAGCCGCGCTGCACGCCGCCCACTGTGCCCTTTGCGATCAGCTCACATTCCGTGGTGTTCCCGCCCAGCATCAACGATTCAAAGCTCGCGTTCGAGCGTTGCACGAAGAGATCGATACGCGGATTCACCGCCGCCGCCAGCGCGTTCTCCAGCGAGGCCTGCTGCCCAACGATAGGCGCAAGGTCGCTGGGAAACTCATGGGAGAAAGCCTCCATCGCTCTTTGCTCGGCGTTCGTCAACGTGAACACGGATGCGCTGAAGAAATTGAACAAGGTGTCGACCGAGCCATCATGCAGGAACCCGAAGCCACTTATCTGGTCGCCTGTTTGTCCGAGCGGGGGTATACCAAACATGCCCACCTTGTCATACATATTGCGCATATGCGGGATTTTCATCTGCTGAGTGCCACCCTCGTTACTCTGCTCGCCACCCGTGCCGAAAAAGCCAGTGACGGGATCGAGCCTGTGGCAGCTGTCGCAATTGCCAACGCCGTCTGATGCCGCACCGAAAAAGCGTGCCTCCCCTGCATTTGCCGCAGCACTGCCGACATTATTCAGGCCGCGGACCGGGTTCGGAGGCAGCATCACTCTTAGTATGAAATCGGTGAACAACTGCATATCCGGGGTGGAAATAGTCCCGTGTTTACCCACGAGACCTTCGAAGGCAACGATAAAATTATTAAAGGAATGGTCTTCGGAGCAGAATGCACCGCTGGGCTCTGCGCAGGAATCAAGGCCAAAAAAACCGTCCACTCGGTCGCCACGCCAGTGCATGGCGCCGTGTGTAGCCATACCCTTGAGCGTTTGCGTGGTCATTGGGCCCTTCATGGGATGAAAGTCCTGCGCGAACCCCGCGTTCGCGTGAGGCTGGGTATTGGTCGTGACGTGATCATCCGGGTTACCGAGATTCCAGGCCAACTTATCCATCGTGCCGAAAATATGACAGCTGGAGCATGACGCCTCACCGTTCGCCGAGGACACATTCGCGTCGTACAGGAAGGGCCGCCCGTCGATTACCACCTGGGGCTCGGGGTTGGGCAATGCGTGTGTTTCGACCGTATTATTGGTGGCCAGGTCTATCACCTCCAGCTGGTTGCCGAAGCGGGTCATCACGTAGAGGCGATTATTGCCCTCATCCAGCACCATGCCGCTCGGGCCACCGCCCACGTCGATATAGTTGCCACTTTCTGCGGCAGGATCAAAATTGGATTCAAAATTAGCATCTTCAATATCGGCGGTGTCGAAGACACCGATTTTGCTCGAGCCGAATGCGGCTACATATAACGTGTTGCCGTCACTGGACACCACCGGCTGCAACGGCGTGGCGAGGCTGTGCGCCGCTTGCGCGTCAATTGCCGCGTGATTCGCGCCAACGTCCGTGTGCAGCTGGCTGTAATCGATATGCTGATTGAGGTGCTGTGGATCCACGGCACCGGTGGCCGGGTTCAACACGGTAATCCGCGATTCCGAGAGATGGCCCTGTACGGTACTCCCCCCGTGAACACCAGGGCCTTCGAAATTGATGTGGTTGGGCAGTTCGGTGTTGGTCACGTAGACCCTGCCGCTCACCGGGTTGACCACCATATTGAACTGGATCGTACCGACATGGTCGTACTCGACCACTGAACCCGCCGCCAATGTGTTGGCATTGATGGAAAATACATCGTGGTCCGGGAGATTAAAGCGTACCCCGGCATTGGCGACCGCACCCTCGGACGTGAGCCAATCAGTGCCATCGAACTTCACGATCACGCCCACTTCCGGCGCGGCTACCTGCTCCTCGCAAGCGGGATCAGAGTTGGCCTGCCAGCAGTTGTCGGGGGGGCCGGGCACGCCGCCCGCTCCAAAGCCGTTGGGAACCAGGGCTTCCCTGATTGCGGTTGTTTGGTTGCCGGACTTTAACGCGGCGACATACACCGTGATGGCGTCGGCTGAAACGGCCAGCGCCCGCGGTGTATCGGCGAAAAAGCTCAGAATCTCCAGCGGTGTACCGCCCAGAGTGGTACCAACAGCCGTGGCATCAAACACCCAGACGTCGGCGCGCCCGATGCCCTCCGTGGTCAGTTGCGGATCACCCGCCCCGGGCACACCCGCAATGGAAGGGTCTTCCCGGTGCTGGCCACGGTGCGCAGTGGTTATAAATGCGCGATTGCCGCCGGTGCCGGCAAACACGATATCGCGGGGTTCGTCACCCACGAGCAGGGTACGAGTCACTTTGCCTTCATCAATATCGACAATACTCACGCTGTCAGACAGGTGGTTAACCACCCATACTTGCGAATCGGAGTGCGCGGCAACGGCGACGGGTTCCATACCCACGGGAATAGAACGCAAGTGCACCAGGTAGCCACCGTAAGCCACGGTGTACACCTCCACGCTATTATCCGGCGTGTTCACTGCAACCAGCCGTTTGCCATTTGGCGTCATCGCAACGGGGCGCACATGACCACTCTCGAAAGCGATGAACGAGGGCTGGGCACCAGCCGGCGCTGCCATAACAGCGAGCACAAGCGCCACGCACAAAGCAAGAGACATTGCCAGTCGGCAAACAGCACGGTTGGTTTGTGACACCGGGTGGTTTTTTACAGTCATCGTAAGCCCTTTCTAATTATGTGCCCCGCACAACCGCGATCAGTTAACGCGATCATCTTATCGGGGCCTGGCTGGCCAAAACCTGGCGGGGACAACGTGTGCCCATGCTGCAGGTCAAATGTAGCGTTGATCATTGTTTGTACAAAATATAGCATACAGACTGATGTCGGGAGAGAAGCAACGGTTCCAGCACAGGCCTGTGCAACGGTTTCAGCCCCTGTATTCCATTTAATTATCAAAAAACGCTATTCATAGCCATTATTGATGTATTGGGGTTCATTGACGGGGTTTGGCCGGTGCAACACTGCAACACACAGTAAAGCCGGAGTTGAGCCTTGGAGTTACTCGCGTATTCTGCCCTCATAATGCCTTCGGAGCCCCTCGCTGCGAGGCGGTCGCAAAGAATAGAGGAGAGACAATGCTGTATCGCTTTGCGCTCGTCGCACTCCTGATAATCCCCCTACAGGGGCTTGCGGAAGATGAGCCCTTTACACTGCAGGGCTTGCACACCAACCTGACGATGGGCGACGCGTTGGCACGCGCCGAGGCACTGGGGGGAAACTGCGCTCCTATTCAGGCACGCAACTTTATCGGCGGGCTCAAATCACGCTGTACCTTCCCTGCCTGCAACCCCGCTGAGGGCATCGAAGCATGCACTCCCGAGACTCTCGAAGCGTCTACCTTCACAATCGCAGGTCAACCGATACATGCATTGGATATTGAGGCGCCCGACGAAAGCAGCCGCTTGCGCAACATTTCGCTGTTCTACTGGGGTGATCCCGACGCCGTGATGCAACGCGTGCTTGAGTTGTACGGAGAGCCAAAGTTCGACACCGGTTCACAACTGGACATAAGCTGGACACCGTCACGACGCCTGATGTGGCAGCGCGGCATTCAGCGCATCACGTATATCACACAGCCGCCGGTCGTCTTGCTAGCAGCGGACAGACCCCAGTACGACAGAATGTAATCGCCCGGTGGGAAGGAACACATGCGCGGT from the Candidatus Marimicrobium litorale genome contains:
- a CDS encoding thrombospondin type 3 repeat-containing protein; translated protein: MTVKNHPVSQTNRAVCRLAMSLALCVALVLAVMAAPAGAQPSFIAFESGHVRPVAMTPNGKRLVAVNTPDNSVEVYTVAYGGYLVHLRSIPVGMEPVAVAAHSDSQVWVVNHLSDSVSIVDIDEGKVTRTLLVGDEPRDIVFAGTGGNRAFITTAHRGQHREDPSIAGVPGAGDPQLTTEGIGRADVWVFDATAVGTTLGGTPLEILSFFADTPRALAVSADAITVYVAALKSGNQTTAIREALVPNGFGAGGVPGPPDNCWQANSDPACEEQVAAPEVGVIVKFDGTDWLTSEGAVANAGVRFNLPDHDVFSINANTLAAGSVVEYDHVGTIQFNMVVNPVSGRVYVTNTELPNHINFEGPGVHGGSTVQGHLSESRITVLNPATGAVDPQHLNQHIDYSQLHTDVGANHAAIDAQAAHSLATPLQPVVSSDGNTLYVAAFGSSKIGVFDTADIEDANFESNFDPAAESGNYIDVGGGPSGMVLDEGNNRLYVMTRFGNQLEVIDLATNNTVETHALPNPEPQVVIDGRPFLYDANVSSANGEASCSSCHIFGTMDKLAWNLGNPDDHVTTNTQPHANAGFAQDFHPMKGPMTTQTLKGMATHGAMHWRGDRVDGFFGLDSCAEPSGAFCSEDHSFNNFIVAFEGLVGKHGTISTPDMQLFTDFILRVMLPPNPVRGLNNVGSAAANAGEARFFGAASDGVGNCDSCHRLDPVTGFFGTGGEQSNEGGTQQMKIPHMRNMYDKVGMFGIPPLGQTGDQISGFGFLHDGSVDTLFNFFSASVFTLTNAEQRAMEAFSHEFPSDLAPIVGQQASLENALAAAVNPRIDLFVQRSNASFESLMLGGNTTECELIAKGTVGGVQRGWVREQVGGLFRSDVNTTISNTGLRTLANTEGPITYTCVPPGSGTRMGIDRDEDTVLDGLDNCPTVANAGQGDSDSDGVGDACDGVAGPDYDNDGIGDALDNCPLTPNPGQEDTDNDGTGDACIIAGC